The Clavibacter capsici sequence TGATCGTTCGACGATCTAACCGTCGGCGCCGCTAGAGCCTCAGGTCCCCGGTCTGCTCTGCATTCGATCCGTCCGGTAGGGGATCCTTCGCCGGACGCCGCTTCTCCTCAGCGGTGGTCGTCGTGGTCGATGCGACGATGAGGTCATGGCGCCTGATGACGAACCAACTCTGGTCCCCGAGCTGCTGGTCACCGATCTCGACAGGAGTCTCACCTTCTGGTGCGATCTCTGCGGATTCGCGGTGCGCTACTCGCGCCCAGAGGAACGATTCGCTTACGTGACCCTCGGCTCGGCTCACGTGATGCTCGAGGAAGCGGGCGCAGGCCGCAACTGGGTGACCGGTCCGCTGGACCCGCCCTTGGGGCGTGGGATCAACTTCCAGGTCACGGTCCCTGACTCTCGGCGTGTTGCGGCGGCTCTTGAAGAAGCCGAGGTAGCCCTCTTTATGCCGGTAGAGATGAAGTGGTATCGGGTCGACGACGACCAGGAGGCCGGCGTGCAGCAGTTCGTCGTGACCGATCCCGACGGGTACCTCCTCCGGTTCCAGTCGCCGCTAGGACGCCGAGCAGTCGTCCGGTAGGGGATCCCCTAACGGACAGGGCCGGTGGCATCTTGGACTCGGCCGGCTGCCAGACTCATCCGGGTGATCGTCCTGCTCTCCGCTCCCACGAACCTCGGCTTGGAGCCGCCGCGACCGGGGTCCGTGCCGGGTGCCGCGAAGGCGCCGGAGGCCCTGCGCGAGGCCGGCCTCTTCCGGCGTCTCGCCGAGCTCGGCGCGCGCGACGGGGGAGTCGTGCTGCCGGGCCGGTACGTCGACGACGACGCGGACCGGCCGACCCATCGCGTGCGCAACGAGCAGGCCATGGTCGAGCACGCCCGGCGCCTCGCCGACCGCGTCGCGGACGTGCTGCGCGCAGGTGGTTCGCCGCTGGTGGTCGGTGGCGACTGCAGCGTCCTCCTCGGCGCCGGCGTCGCGATGGCGCGTCGCGGGGGAGCGGGACTCGTGCACGTCGACGGGCACACCGACTTCCGGAACCCCGGCAACAGCGATCGGTGCGCGAGCGTGGCGGGAGAGGACTTGGCCGTGGCCGTGGGCCGGCATCGGCAGGCGATCGCGGACATCGACGGGTGCGGGCCCTACTTCGCGGCAGCGCATGCGGCGCACGTCGGCTGCCGGGACGACGACGCCGAGATCGTCGAGGTGCGGTCCCTGCTGGGGTGCGTCGTCCCCGCGAGCGAGTGGCGCATCCTGGGCACGCAGGCGGTCGCCGACGCGGTGCTGCGCGTCGCGGACGTGTCCGGGTACTGGCTGCAGGTCGACGTCGACGTGCTCGACCCGGAGGTCATGCCCGCGGTGGACAGCCCGGATCCCGGCGGCTGCACCGCAGGCGAGCTCGTCGAGCTCCTGCGTGCGCTCGCTCCGCGCGCGGTCGGGGCCTCGGTCACGGTCTTCGACCCGGACCTCGACCCCGACGGGCGGCACGCGCGCCTGGTGAGCGACGTGGTGGTCGACGGCCTCAGTGGGCTCGGCTCGGCGCTCTAACGTCACTGTCCGGAGGGGGATCCGCTGCCGGAACGCGCTCGATTCTGTCCGTCGATGCGACGCGTAGGCCATGCGGAGCGCGACATCCCTCTACCGCTCGACCGTCCAGACCTCATACATACGCGCCTCGGCGCCTTCGAGGTAAGCGCCGTCGATCTCGAGCGCGGAGCGAAGGGCATCGTTCGGCAGCCGCATGCGGCTGATCAACTCGCCGTCCTCATAGGCAGGGCCGACACTCAACCACACCAGGTCTCCATCTGATTCGCTCACGCGCCGAGACTACTTGCGCGCCGAACTGTCCGGTCATCGGTGATCGACGCCCTCGACGGTTGGCCACCCCCAACGTCGGTCGATCAGCGAGAGGTTTGGATCCTGCGGCGTTCGGTCACTGACCCTCTACCGGAACGCCTCCCACGGCGGACGGGAGCTCAGCTGGGTAAGAGATAGACATCAGGGGCACGCGGAGTAGGTTGCGAGCATGCCGTTGAAGTCATCCTCTGACGTCCGTCGCCTCGACCTGCTTGGCGCTGTCATCGCGCACGTGGACGCCGGTGAGCCGCATGCTACGCCGGGCGCGCTAATGCGTGATTCAAGTGATGAGGACGAACGGCGAGCTCTTTCGACGGATGTGCGGGTTCTTCGCGACCTGGGTTATATGGACCTAGAGGAGCGTATGGCCGGAATGTGGTTGGCTAGGCCCTCTCAGGCGGGCCGCGATGCATGGAATGAGTTCGACGGGCTGCGTGGGAATCGACTCGAACGACAAAAAGCCCTACGAAATGTATACCTTCGTTGGCTCTACGAACTTGTCCACAATGGGCGTTATCCGCAGCCAGGCGAGTTCCTCGA is a genomic window containing:
- a CDS encoding arginase family protein; this translates as MIVLLSAPTNLGLEPPRPGSVPGAAKAPEALREAGLFRRLAELGARDGGVVLPGRYVDDDADRPTHRVRNEQAMVEHARRLADRVADVLRAGGSPLVVGGDCSVLLGAGVAMARRGGAGLVHVDGHTDFRNPGNSDRCASVAGEDLAVAVGRHRQAIADIDGCGPYFAAAHAAHVGCRDDDAEIVEVRSLLGCVVPASEWRILGTQAVADAVLRVADVSGYWLQVDVDVLDPEVMPAVDSPDPGGCTAGELVELLRALAPRAVGASVTVFDPDLDPDGRHARLVSDVVVDGLSGLGSAL
- a CDS encoding VOC family protein codes for the protein MAPDDEPTLVPELLVTDLDRSLTFWCDLCGFAVRYSRPEERFAYVTLGSAHVMLEEAGAGRNWVTGPLDPPLGRGINFQVTVPDSRRVAAALEEAEVALFMPVEMKWYRVDDDQEAGVQQFVVTDPDGYLLRFQSPLGRRAVVR